One Orcinus orca chromosome 7, mOrcOrc1.1, whole genome shotgun sequence genomic window carries:
- the GTF3C3 gene encoding general transcription factor 3C polypeptide 3 isoform X4: MSGFSPELIDYLEGKISFEEFERRREERKTREKKSLQEKGKSSAEENPNDSAVPSSSGVDCTKSQDEDVNEGETSDGVSKSVHKVFASMLGENEDEEEEEDEEEDEEEETPEQPTAGDVFVLEMVLNRETKKMMKEKRPRSKLPRALRGLMGEANIRFARGEREEAILMCMEIIRQAPLAYEPFSTLAMIYEDQGDMEKSLQFELIAAHLNPSDTEEWVRLAEMSLEQDNIKQAIFCYTKALKYEPTNVRYLWERSSLYEQMGDHKMAMDGYRRILNLLSPSDGERFMQLSRDMAKSYYEANDVISAINIIEEAFSKHQGLVSMEDVNIAAELYISNKQYDKALEVITDFSGIVLEKKTTEEGTSEENKSCSFLCIGESGENVSCTIPDGVPIDITVKLMVCLVHLNILEPLNPLLTTLVEQNPEDMGDLYLDVAEAFLDVGEYNSALPLLSALVCSERYNLAVVWLRHAECLKALGYMERAAESYGKVVDLAPLHLDARISLSTLQQQLGRPEKALEALEPMYDPDTLAQDANAAQQELKLLLQRSTLLFSQGKMYGYVDTLLTMLAMLLRVAMNRAQVCLISSSKSGERHLYLIKVSRDKISDNNDQESANCDAKGQYVQAFRSHPHEPLYSLCIGLTFIHMASQKYVLKRHALIVQGFSFLNRYLSLRGPCQESFYNLGRGLHQLGLIHLAIHYYQKALELPPFMVEGMEVDQLDLRRDIAYNLSLIYQNSGNIGMAQKLLYTYCSI; this comes from the exons ATGTCGGGGTTCAGCCCGGAGCTCATCGACTATCTGGAAGGGAAGATCTCCTTTGAGGAGTTCGAAAGgcggagagaagagagaaaaacccGTGAGAAGAAA AGTCTTCAGGAAAAAGGCAAGTCATCAGCTGAGGAAAATCCAAATGACTCTGCAGTTCCATCATCATCAGGAGTTGACTGTACCAAATCTCAGGACGAAGATGTCAATGAAG GAGAAACATCAGATGGAGTCAGTAAGTCAGTTCACAAGGTCTTTGCTTCCATGCTTGGAGAGAATgaagatgaggaggaggaggaggacgaggaggaggacgaggaggaggagaCACCTGAGCAACCCACTGCAGGCGACGTGTTTGTATTAGAGATGGTTCTCAATCGTGAAACCAAGAAAATGATGAAA GAGAAAAGGCCTCGGAGTAAACTTCCCAGAGCTCTGAGAGGTCTCATGGGTGAAGCCAACATTCGCTTTGCTCGAGGAGAACGTGAAGAGGCGATATTGATGTGCATGGAAATCATAAGACAAG CTCCTTTGGCTTATGAGCCATTTTCTACTCTTGCTATGATATATGAGGACCAAGGTGACATGGAGAAATCACTGCAGTTTGAGTTGATTGCTGCACATTTAAATCCCAGTGACACTGAAGAATGGGTTAGATTGGCAGAAATGTCCCTGGAACAAGACAATATTAAGCAGGCTATTTTTTGCTACACAAAAG cactTAAATATGAACCTACTAATGTCCGTTATCTGTGGGAGCGATCAAGCCTTTATGAACAGATGGGAGATCACAAAATGGCAATGGATGGTTATAGGCGTATTTTAAACCTTTTGTCTCCGTCTGATGGAGAACGATTTATGCAATTGTCCAGAGATATGGCAAA GAGTTACTATGAAGCCAATGATGTTATTTCAGCTATTAACATAATTGAAGAAGCTTTCTCAAAGCACCAGGGCCTAGTCTCCATGGAAGATGTCAACATTGCAGCTGAACTATACATTTCTAATAAACAATATGACAAAGCTTTGGAG GTAATTACAGATTTTTCTGGAATTGTGctagaaaaaaaaactacagaagaAGGCACTTCAGAAGAGAATAAAAGTTGTAGTTTCCTGTGCATAGGAGAGT CTGGTGAGAATGTTTCCTGCACTATACCGGATGGTGTGCCAATAGATATCACAGTGAAGTTGATGGTCTGCCTTGTACATCTCAACATCCTTGAACCACTTAAT CCTCTCTTGACAACACTCGTGGAACAGAATCCCGAAGACATGGGAGACCTCTATCTCGATGTTGCTGAAGCTTTTCTGGATGTTGGTGAATATAATTCTGCACTTCCCCTCCTTAGTGCGCTAGTCTGCTCTGAAAGATATAACCTCGCAGTGGTTTGGCTTCGGCATGCAG AATGCTTAAAGGCCTTAGGCTATATGGAGCGTGCTGCCGAAAGCTATGGCAAAGTGGTTGATCTGGCCCCCCTCCATTTGGATGCAAGAATTTCACTTTCCACCCTTCAGCAGCAGCTGGGCCGTCCTGAGAAAGCTCTGGAAGCTCTGGAGCCAATGTATGATCCAGATACTTTAGCACAAGATGCAAATGCAGCACAGCAG GAACTGAAGTTGCTGCTTCAACGTTCTACTCTGTTGTTTTCACAAGGCAAAATGTATGGTTATGTGGATACCTTGCTTACCATGTTAGCCATGCTTTTAAGGGTAG CAATGAATAGAGCCCAGGTCTGTTTGATATCTAGTTCCAAATCTGGAGAGAGGCATCTCTACCTTATTAAAGTGTCAAGAGACAAAATATCAGACAACAATGACCAAGAGTCAGCAAATTGTGATGCAAAAG GACAGTATGTGCAGGCCTTTCGCAGCCATCCCCATGAACCTCTCTACAGCCTCTGTATAGGCCTAACCTTTATTCACATGGCATCTCAGAAGTATGTATTAAAGAGACATGCTCTTATTGTGCAG ggCTTTTCCTTTCTTAATCGATACCTCAGTCTACGTGGGCCTTGCCAGGAATCATTCTACAATTTGGGCCGTGGCCTTCACCAACTGGGGCTGATTCACCTTGCAATCCACTATTATCAGAAGGCCCTGGAGCTCCCTCCATTCATGGTAGAG GGTATGGAAGTTGACCAGTTAGACTTACGAAGAGATATTGCCTACAATTTGTCTCTCATATATCAGAACAGCGGGAATATTGGAATGGCTCAGAAGCTTTTATATACTTATTGTTCTATATAA
- the GTF3C3 gene encoding general transcription factor 3C polypeptide 3 isoform X3 produces the protein MSGFSPELIDYLEGKISFEEFERRREERKTREKKSLQEKGKSSAEENPNDSAVPSSSGVDCTKSQDEDVNEGETSDGVSKSVHKVFASMLGENEDEEEEEDEEEDEEEETPEQPTAGDVFVLEMVLNRETKKMMKEKRPRSKLPRALRGLMGEANIRFARGEREEAILMCMEIIRQAPLAYEPFSTLAMIYEDQGDMEKSLQFELIAAHLNPSDTEEWVRLAEMSLEQDNIKQAIFCYTKALKYEPTNVRYLWERSSLYEQMGDHKMAMDGYRRILNLLSPSDGERFMQLSRDMAKSYYEANDVISAINIIEEAFSKHQGLVSMEDVNIAAELYISNKQYDKALEVITDFSGIVLEKKTTEEGTSEENKSCSFLCIGESGENVSCTIPDGVPIDITVKLMVCLVHLNILEPLNPLLTTLVEQNPEDMGDLYLDVAEAFLDVECLKALGYMERAAESYGKVVDLAPLHLDARISLSTLQQQLGRPEKALEALEPMYDPDTLAQDANAAQQELKLLLQRSTLLFSQGKMYGYVDTLLTMLAMLLRVAMNRAQVCLISSSKSGERHLYLIKVSRDKISDNNDQESANCDAKAIFAVLTSVLTKDDWWNLLLKAIYSLCDLSRFQEAELLVDSSLEYYSFYEDRPKRKELEYFGLSAAILDKNFRKAYNYIRIMVMENVNKPQLWNIFNQVTMHSQDVRHHRFCLRLMLKNPDNHALCVLNGHNAFVSGSFKHALGQYVQAFRSHPHEPLYSLCIGLTFIHMASQKYVLKRHALIVQGFSFLNRYLSLRGPCQESFYNLGRGLHQLGLIHLAIHYYQKALELPPFMVEGMEVDQLDLRRDIAYNLSLIYQNSGNIGMAQKLLYTYCSI, from the exons ATGTCGGGGTTCAGCCCGGAGCTCATCGACTATCTGGAAGGGAAGATCTCCTTTGAGGAGTTCGAAAGgcggagagaagagagaaaaacccGTGAGAAGAAA AGTCTTCAGGAAAAAGGCAAGTCATCAGCTGAGGAAAATCCAAATGACTCTGCAGTTCCATCATCATCAGGAGTTGACTGTACCAAATCTCAGGACGAAGATGTCAATGAAG GAGAAACATCAGATGGAGTCAGTAAGTCAGTTCACAAGGTCTTTGCTTCCATGCTTGGAGAGAATgaagatgaggaggaggaggaggacgaggaggaggacgaggaggaggagaCACCTGAGCAACCCACTGCAGGCGACGTGTTTGTATTAGAGATGGTTCTCAATCGTGAAACCAAGAAAATGATGAAA GAGAAAAGGCCTCGGAGTAAACTTCCCAGAGCTCTGAGAGGTCTCATGGGTGAAGCCAACATTCGCTTTGCTCGAGGAGAACGTGAAGAGGCGATATTGATGTGCATGGAAATCATAAGACAAG CTCCTTTGGCTTATGAGCCATTTTCTACTCTTGCTATGATATATGAGGACCAAGGTGACATGGAGAAATCACTGCAGTTTGAGTTGATTGCTGCACATTTAAATCCCAGTGACACTGAAGAATGGGTTAGATTGGCAGAAATGTCCCTGGAACAAGACAATATTAAGCAGGCTATTTTTTGCTACACAAAAG cactTAAATATGAACCTACTAATGTCCGTTATCTGTGGGAGCGATCAAGCCTTTATGAACAGATGGGAGATCACAAAATGGCAATGGATGGTTATAGGCGTATTTTAAACCTTTTGTCTCCGTCTGATGGAGAACGATTTATGCAATTGTCCAGAGATATGGCAAA GAGTTACTATGAAGCCAATGATGTTATTTCAGCTATTAACATAATTGAAGAAGCTTTCTCAAAGCACCAGGGCCTAGTCTCCATGGAAGATGTCAACATTGCAGCTGAACTATACATTTCTAATAAACAATATGACAAAGCTTTGGAG GTAATTACAGATTTTTCTGGAATTGTGctagaaaaaaaaactacagaagaAGGCACTTCAGAAGAGAATAAAAGTTGTAGTTTCCTGTGCATAGGAGAGT CTGGTGAGAATGTTTCCTGCACTATACCGGATGGTGTGCCAATAGATATCACAGTGAAGTTGATGGTCTGCCTTGTACATCTCAACATCCTTGAACCACTTAAT CCTCTCTTGACAACACTCGTGGAACAGAATCCCGAAGACATGGGAGACCTCTATCTCGATGTTGCTGAAGCTTTTCTGGATGTTG AATGCTTAAAGGCCTTAGGCTATATGGAGCGTGCTGCCGAAAGCTATGGCAAAGTGGTTGATCTGGCCCCCCTCCATTTGGATGCAAGAATTTCACTTTCCACCCTTCAGCAGCAGCTGGGCCGTCCTGAGAAAGCTCTGGAAGCTCTGGAGCCAATGTATGATCCAGATACTTTAGCACAAGATGCAAATGCAGCACAGCAG GAACTGAAGTTGCTGCTTCAACGTTCTACTCTGTTGTTTTCACAAGGCAAAATGTATGGTTATGTGGATACCTTGCTTACCATGTTAGCCATGCTTTTAAGGGTAG CAATGAATAGAGCCCAGGTCTGTTTGATATCTAGTTCCAAATCTGGAGAGAGGCATCTCTACCTTATTAAAGTGTCAAGAGACAAAATATCAGACAACAATGACCAAGAGTCAGCAAATTGTGATGCAAAAG CAATATTTGCTGTACTCACGAGTGTTTTGACAAAAGATGACTGGTGGAACCTTCTTTTGAAGGCCATATACTCCTTATGTGACCTATCCCGATTTCAGGAGGCTGAGTTACTTGTGGATTCttcattggaatattactcattttatgaggacagGCCAAAACGCAAAGAGCTAGAATACTTTGGTCTCTCTGCTGCAATTCTGGACAAAAATTTCAGAAAGGCATATAACTATATCAG GATAATGGTAATGGAAAATGTCAATAAACCCCAGCTCTGGAACATTTTCAATCAAGTTACCATGCATTCCCAAGATGTACGACATCACCGCTTTTGTCTCCGTTTAATGCTGAAAAACCCAGATAATCATGCCCTGTGTGTCTTGAATGGACACAATGCATTCGTATCTGGTAGTTTTAAGCATGCACTTG GACAGTATGTGCAGGCCTTTCGCAGCCATCCCCATGAACCTCTCTACAGCCTCTGTATAGGCCTAACCTTTATTCACATGGCATCTCAGAAGTATGTATTAAAGAGACATGCTCTTATTGTGCAG ggCTTTTCCTTTCTTAATCGATACCTCAGTCTACGTGGGCCTTGCCAGGAATCATTCTACAATTTGGGCCGTGGCCTTCACCAACTGGGGCTGATTCACCTTGCAATCCACTATTATCAGAAGGCCCTGGAGCTCCCTCCATTCATGGTAGAG GGTATGGAAGTTGACCAGTTAGACTTACGAAGAGATATTGCCTACAATTTGTCTCTCATATATCAGAACAGCGGGAATATTGGAATGGCTCAGAAGCTTTTATATACTTATTGTTCTATATAA
- the GTF3C3 gene encoding general transcription factor 3C polypeptide 3 isoform X2, with amino-acid sequence MSGFSPELIDYLEGKISFEEFERRREERKTREKKSLQEKGKSSAEENPNDSAVPSSSGVDCTKSQDEDVNEGETSDGVSKSVHKVFASMLGENEDEEEEEDEEEDEEEETPEQPTAGDVFVLEMVLNRETKKMMKEKRPRSKLPRALRGLMGEANIRFARGEREEAILMCMEIIRQAPLAYEPFSTLAMIYEDQGDMEKSLQFELIAAHLNPSDTEEWVRLAEMSLEQDNIKQAIFCYTKALKYEPTNVRYLWERSSLYEQMGDHKMAMDGYRRILNLLSPSDGERFMQLSRDMAKSYYEANDVISAINIIEEAFSKHQGLVSMEDVNIAAELYISNKQYDKALEVITDFSGIVLEKKTTEEGTSEENKSCSFLCIGESGENVSCTIPDGVPIDITVKLMVCLVHLNILEPLNPLLTTLVEQNPEDMGDLYLDVAEAFLDVGEYNSALPLLSALVCSERYNLAVVWLRHAECLKALGYMERAAESYGKVVDLAPLHLDARISLSTLQQQLGRPEKALEALEPMYDPDTLAQDANAAQQELKLLLQRSTLLFSQGKMYGYVDTLLTMLAMLLRVAMNRAQVCLISSSKSGERHLYLIKVSRDKISDNNDQESANCDAKAIFAVLTSVLTKDDWWNLLLKAIYSLCDLSRFQEAELLVDSSLEYYSFYEDRPKRKELEYFGLSAAILDKNFRKAYNYIRIMVMENVNKPQLWNIFNQVTMHSQDVRHHRFCLRLMLKNPDNHALCVLNGHNAFVSGSFKHALGQYVQAFRSHPHEPLYSLCIGLTFIHMASQKYVLKRHALIVQGFSFLNRYLSLRGPCQESFYNLGRGLHQLGLIHLAIHYYQKALELPPFMGMEVDQLDLRRDIAYNLSLIYQNSGNIGMAQKLLYTYCSI; translated from the exons ATGTCGGGGTTCAGCCCGGAGCTCATCGACTATCTGGAAGGGAAGATCTCCTTTGAGGAGTTCGAAAGgcggagagaagagagaaaaacccGTGAGAAGAAA AGTCTTCAGGAAAAAGGCAAGTCATCAGCTGAGGAAAATCCAAATGACTCTGCAGTTCCATCATCATCAGGAGTTGACTGTACCAAATCTCAGGACGAAGATGTCAATGAAG GAGAAACATCAGATGGAGTCAGTAAGTCAGTTCACAAGGTCTTTGCTTCCATGCTTGGAGAGAATgaagatgaggaggaggaggaggacgaggaggaggacgaggaggaggagaCACCTGAGCAACCCACTGCAGGCGACGTGTTTGTATTAGAGATGGTTCTCAATCGTGAAACCAAGAAAATGATGAAA GAGAAAAGGCCTCGGAGTAAACTTCCCAGAGCTCTGAGAGGTCTCATGGGTGAAGCCAACATTCGCTTTGCTCGAGGAGAACGTGAAGAGGCGATATTGATGTGCATGGAAATCATAAGACAAG CTCCTTTGGCTTATGAGCCATTTTCTACTCTTGCTATGATATATGAGGACCAAGGTGACATGGAGAAATCACTGCAGTTTGAGTTGATTGCTGCACATTTAAATCCCAGTGACACTGAAGAATGGGTTAGATTGGCAGAAATGTCCCTGGAACAAGACAATATTAAGCAGGCTATTTTTTGCTACACAAAAG cactTAAATATGAACCTACTAATGTCCGTTATCTGTGGGAGCGATCAAGCCTTTATGAACAGATGGGAGATCACAAAATGGCAATGGATGGTTATAGGCGTATTTTAAACCTTTTGTCTCCGTCTGATGGAGAACGATTTATGCAATTGTCCAGAGATATGGCAAA GAGTTACTATGAAGCCAATGATGTTATTTCAGCTATTAACATAATTGAAGAAGCTTTCTCAAAGCACCAGGGCCTAGTCTCCATGGAAGATGTCAACATTGCAGCTGAACTATACATTTCTAATAAACAATATGACAAAGCTTTGGAG GTAATTACAGATTTTTCTGGAATTGTGctagaaaaaaaaactacagaagaAGGCACTTCAGAAGAGAATAAAAGTTGTAGTTTCCTGTGCATAGGAGAGT CTGGTGAGAATGTTTCCTGCACTATACCGGATGGTGTGCCAATAGATATCACAGTGAAGTTGATGGTCTGCCTTGTACATCTCAACATCCTTGAACCACTTAAT CCTCTCTTGACAACACTCGTGGAACAGAATCCCGAAGACATGGGAGACCTCTATCTCGATGTTGCTGAAGCTTTTCTGGATGTTGGTGAATATAATTCTGCACTTCCCCTCCTTAGTGCGCTAGTCTGCTCTGAAAGATATAACCTCGCAGTGGTTTGGCTTCGGCATGCAG AATGCTTAAAGGCCTTAGGCTATATGGAGCGTGCTGCCGAAAGCTATGGCAAAGTGGTTGATCTGGCCCCCCTCCATTTGGATGCAAGAATTTCACTTTCCACCCTTCAGCAGCAGCTGGGCCGTCCTGAGAAAGCTCTGGAAGCTCTGGAGCCAATGTATGATCCAGATACTTTAGCACAAGATGCAAATGCAGCACAGCAG GAACTGAAGTTGCTGCTTCAACGTTCTACTCTGTTGTTTTCACAAGGCAAAATGTATGGTTATGTGGATACCTTGCTTACCATGTTAGCCATGCTTTTAAGGGTAG CAATGAATAGAGCCCAGGTCTGTTTGATATCTAGTTCCAAATCTGGAGAGAGGCATCTCTACCTTATTAAAGTGTCAAGAGACAAAATATCAGACAACAATGACCAAGAGTCAGCAAATTGTGATGCAAAAG CAATATTTGCTGTACTCACGAGTGTTTTGACAAAAGATGACTGGTGGAACCTTCTTTTGAAGGCCATATACTCCTTATGTGACCTATCCCGATTTCAGGAGGCTGAGTTACTTGTGGATTCttcattggaatattactcattttatgaggacagGCCAAAACGCAAAGAGCTAGAATACTTTGGTCTCTCTGCTGCAATTCTGGACAAAAATTTCAGAAAGGCATATAACTATATCAG GATAATGGTAATGGAAAATGTCAATAAACCCCAGCTCTGGAACATTTTCAATCAAGTTACCATGCATTCCCAAGATGTACGACATCACCGCTTTTGTCTCCGTTTAATGCTGAAAAACCCAGATAATCATGCCCTGTGTGTCTTGAATGGACACAATGCATTCGTATCTGGTAGTTTTAAGCATGCACTTG GACAGTATGTGCAGGCCTTTCGCAGCCATCCCCATGAACCTCTCTACAGCCTCTGTATAGGCCTAACCTTTATTCACATGGCATCTCAGAAGTATGTATTAAAGAGACATGCTCTTATTGTGCAG ggCTTTTCCTTTCTTAATCGATACCTCAGTCTACGTGGGCCTTGCCAGGAATCATTCTACAATTTGGGCCGTGGCCTTCACCAACTGGGGCTGATTCACCTTGCAATCCACTATTATCAGAAGGCCCTGGAGCTCCCTCCATTCATG GGTATGGAAGTTGACCAGTTAGACTTACGAAGAGATATTGCCTACAATTTGTCTCTCATATATCAGAACAGCGGGAATATTGGAATGGCTCAGAAGCTTTTATATACTTATTGTTCTATATAA
- the GTF3C3 gene encoding general transcription factor 3C polypeptide 3 isoform X1 translates to MSGFSPELIDYLEGKISFEEFERRREERKTREKKSLQEKGKSSAEENPNDSAVPSSSGVDCTKSQDEDVNEGETSDGVSKSVHKVFASMLGENEDEEEEEDEEEDEEEETPEQPTAGDVFVLEMVLNRETKKMMKEKRPRSKLPRALRGLMGEANIRFARGEREEAILMCMEIIRQAPLAYEPFSTLAMIYEDQGDMEKSLQFELIAAHLNPSDTEEWVRLAEMSLEQDNIKQAIFCYTKALKYEPTNVRYLWERSSLYEQMGDHKMAMDGYRRILNLLSPSDGERFMQLSRDMAKSYYEANDVISAINIIEEAFSKHQGLVSMEDVNIAAELYISNKQYDKALEVITDFSGIVLEKKTTEEGTSEENKSCSFLCIGESGENVSCTIPDGVPIDITVKLMVCLVHLNILEPLNPLLTTLVEQNPEDMGDLYLDVAEAFLDVGEYNSALPLLSALVCSERYNLAVVWLRHAECLKALGYMERAAESYGKVVDLAPLHLDARISLSTLQQQLGRPEKALEALEPMYDPDTLAQDANAAQQELKLLLQRSTLLFSQGKMYGYVDTLLTMLAMLLRVAMNRAQVCLISSSKSGERHLYLIKVSRDKISDNNDQESANCDAKAIFAVLTSVLTKDDWWNLLLKAIYSLCDLSRFQEAELLVDSSLEYYSFYEDRPKRKELEYFGLSAAILDKNFRKAYNYIRIMVMENVNKPQLWNIFNQVTMHSQDVRHHRFCLRLMLKNPDNHALCVLNGHNAFVSGSFKHALGQYVQAFRSHPHEPLYSLCIGLTFIHMASQKYVLKRHALIVQGFSFLNRYLSLRGPCQESFYNLGRGLHQLGLIHLAIHYYQKALELPPFMVEGMEVDQLDLRRDIAYNLSLIYQNSGNIGMAQKLLYTYCSI, encoded by the exons ATGTCGGGGTTCAGCCCGGAGCTCATCGACTATCTGGAAGGGAAGATCTCCTTTGAGGAGTTCGAAAGgcggagagaagagagaaaaacccGTGAGAAGAAA AGTCTTCAGGAAAAAGGCAAGTCATCAGCTGAGGAAAATCCAAATGACTCTGCAGTTCCATCATCATCAGGAGTTGACTGTACCAAATCTCAGGACGAAGATGTCAATGAAG GAGAAACATCAGATGGAGTCAGTAAGTCAGTTCACAAGGTCTTTGCTTCCATGCTTGGAGAGAATgaagatgaggaggaggaggaggacgaggaggaggacgaggaggaggagaCACCTGAGCAACCCACTGCAGGCGACGTGTTTGTATTAGAGATGGTTCTCAATCGTGAAACCAAGAAAATGATGAAA GAGAAAAGGCCTCGGAGTAAACTTCCCAGAGCTCTGAGAGGTCTCATGGGTGAAGCCAACATTCGCTTTGCTCGAGGAGAACGTGAAGAGGCGATATTGATGTGCATGGAAATCATAAGACAAG CTCCTTTGGCTTATGAGCCATTTTCTACTCTTGCTATGATATATGAGGACCAAGGTGACATGGAGAAATCACTGCAGTTTGAGTTGATTGCTGCACATTTAAATCCCAGTGACACTGAAGAATGGGTTAGATTGGCAGAAATGTCCCTGGAACAAGACAATATTAAGCAGGCTATTTTTTGCTACACAAAAG cactTAAATATGAACCTACTAATGTCCGTTATCTGTGGGAGCGATCAAGCCTTTATGAACAGATGGGAGATCACAAAATGGCAATGGATGGTTATAGGCGTATTTTAAACCTTTTGTCTCCGTCTGATGGAGAACGATTTATGCAATTGTCCAGAGATATGGCAAA GAGTTACTATGAAGCCAATGATGTTATTTCAGCTATTAACATAATTGAAGAAGCTTTCTCAAAGCACCAGGGCCTAGTCTCCATGGAAGATGTCAACATTGCAGCTGAACTATACATTTCTAATAAACAATATGACAAAGCTTTGGAG GTAATTACAGATTTTTCTGGAATTGTGctagaaaaaaaaactacagaagaAGGCACTTCAGAAGAGAATAAAAGTTGTAGTTTCCTGTGCATAGGAGAGT CTGGTGAGAATGTTTCCTGCACTATACCGGATGGTGTGCCAATAGATATCACAGTGAAGTTGATGGTCTGCCTTGTACATCTCAACATCCTTGAACCACTTAAT CCTCTCTTGACAACACTCGTGGAACAGAATCCCGAAGACATGGGAGACCTCTATCTCGATGTTGCTGAAGCTTTTCTGGATGTTGGTGAATATAATTCTGCACTTCCCCTCCTTAGTGCGCTAGTCTGCTCTGAAAGATATAACCTCGCAGTGGTTTGGCTTCGGCATGCAG AATGCTTAAAGGCCTTAGGCTATATGGAGCGTGCTGCCGAAAGCTATGGCAAAGTGGTTGATCTGGCCCCCCTCCATTTGGATGCAAGAATTTCACTTTCCACCCTTCAGCAGCAGCTGGGCCGTCCTGAGAAAGCTCTGGAAGCTCTGGAGCCAATGTATGATCCAGATACTTTAGCACAAGATGCAAATGCAGCACAGCAG GAACTGAAGTTGCTGCTTCAACGTTCTACTCTGTTGTTTTCACAAGGCAAAATGTATGGTTATGTGGATACCTTGCTTACCATGTTAGCCATGCTTTTAAGGGTAG CAATGAATAGAGCCCAGGTCTGTTTGATATCTAGTTCCAAATCTGGAGAGAGGCATCTCTACCTTATTAAAGTGTCAAGAGACAAAATATCAGACAACAATGACCAAGAGTCAGCAAATTGTGATGCAAAAG CAATATTTGCTGTACTCACGAGTGTTTTGACAAAAGATGACTGGTGGAACCTTCTTTTGAAGGCCATATACTCCTTATGTGACCTATCCCGATTTCAGGAGGCTGAGTTACTTGTGGATTCttcattggaatattactcattttatgaggacagGCCAAAACGCAAAGAGCTAGAATACTTTGGTCTCTCTGCTGCAATTCTGGACAAAAATTTCAGAAAGGCATATAACTATATCAG GATAATGGTAATGGAAAATGTCAATAAACCCCAGCTCTGGAACATTTTCAATCAAGTTACCATGCATTCCCAAGATGTACGACATCACCGCTTTTGTCTCCGTTTAATGCTGAAAAACCCAGATAATCATGCCCTGTGTGTCTTGAATGGACACAATGCATTCGTATCTGGTAGTTTTAAGCATGCACTTG GACAGTATGTGCAGGCCTTTCGCAGCCATCCCCATGAACCTCTCTACAGCCTCTGTATAGGCCTAACCTTTATTCACATGGCATCTCAGAAGTATGTATTAAAGAGACATGCTCTTATTGTGCAG ggCTTTTCCTTTCTTAATCGATACCTCAGTCTACGTGGGCCTTGCCAGGAATCATTCTACAATTTGGGCCGTGGCCTTCACCAACTGGGGCTGATTCACCTTGCAATCCACTATTATCAGAAGGCCCTGGAGCTCCCTCCATTCATGGTAGAG GGTATGGAAGTTGACCAGTTAGACTTACGAAGAGATATTGCCTACAATTTGTCTCTCATATATCAGAACAGCGGGAATATTGGAATGGCTCAGAAGCTTTTATATACTTATTGTTCTATATAA